A single Lolium perenne isolate Kyuss_39 chromosome 6, Kyuss_2.0, whole genome shotgun sequence DNA region contains:
- the LOC139832003 gene encoding uncharacterized protein, with protein MDGDNAKMKARMSEEEVGGEDQEEEGGGEDQEEEGDEEDLSEDEGLGNLVFDPDPSLEWCEPEDYQYVPAVERLRPRDRKPYRRGITQLPSLKSWRYRHVVLVPYGRSSFQFEDPTQRPPRGYSNILGGLLRWYFPGIVNFPTGGCDVAWRWAHYSLAEDPLGRGTAADMVVAKFWKYFKRAE; from the exons atggatggagacaatgcGAAGATGAAGGCGAGGATGTct gaggaggaggtgggtggggaggaccaggaggaggaggggggtggggaggaccaggaggaggagggggacgaggaggacctctcggaggatgaggggttggggaacttagtgttcgatcctgatccaagcctagagtggtgtgagccggaggattaccagtacgttccagctgtggagaggctgaggccacgtgataggaagccatatcggcgtgggataacacagctccccTCGCTGAAGAGCTGGCGCTACAGGCACGTTGTTCTTgtgccctatggaaggag ctcgttccagtttgaagacccgacgcagagaccgccacgtgggtactcgaacatccttgggggcctacttagatggtatttccctgggatagtcaatttccctactggtggctgcgacgtagcttggaggtgggcgcactacagcctcgcggaagatcctcttggccgcggcaccgcggcggatatggttgttgccaaattctgg aaatacttcaagagggccgagtga